The genomic window CGCCCGCCGCCCCCCTGGAAGCCGCCCGTGGCGGGGGCGGTGGTCGTGCCGGTCGTGGTCGTGGCGGGCTGCGCCTGCACCGCCGGGGTCAGGACGGGCGCCGAGAGCAGGGCAGCCACCAGGGCCGCCTGGCAGACGCGAGTGAATCTGGCCATGGAACATCTCCGTTGCACTGTGGTGTAGCAAATGAACGCCACGCTACGACGCCCGTTGCACCGATATTCCATCATGATGCAGAGGAATGACAGTAAT from Roseococcus microcysteis includes these protein-coding regions:
- a CDS encoding WGxxGxxG family protein, with the translated sequence MARFTRVCQAALVAALLSAPVLTPAVQAQPATTTTGTTTAPATGGFQGGGGRTDGFNWGWLGLIGLAGLAPLFMRRDRAGTIHPDTRR